A window of Methylobacterium bullatum genomic DNA:
TCGCGCGCGCGAGACTCGGCCCCTCGGCCCGTCGGACGGTTAGATCCCCCGCTAGGAGTTCCGGCTGCGCCACCATCCTCCAGCGATCGGTTCGGTCAGCATCGTTCTTGCCTGCCCCCAAACCCCAGGCCGTCCTTACGGATATGATCGTTTTCGTCGAGGCGACGAGTTCCCTCGACGGCGAAACCGATGCGGCGGTGATGGCGGTCCTGTCCGGCACGCTCATGCTGATCGCGCACCATCTGACGAATCTGGCCGGGACGGATGTTGTCCATGTCCTGGACGAAGCCTGGCTGATCGTTTCGGGGCCACCCGATACTGTCCTGCCGCTGACCCCGTGGAACCAGCCCCCTTCGATTGTGTGACTCGGATCAGGGATGGTGCGGTCGCCATGCAGGACCGCATGGCCTATCCGGCCCGACGTTCCGGATCCCCGCCCGTCAACACTGCCTCGCGGTACATCGGTCCATGCTCCGGGCCCGCGGAACCGTAGCGCTCACCGGGCCTTCAGCACCACCCGGCAGGCGGCGGGAAGGGCCGCCATCGTCATCGGCGGCTTCGGCTTGATGGGCTTCGTCGATTTCGGCGGGTTCAGCACGGCGTCGCTGAACCAATAGGCGAGTTCCTCGCCACAGCCGTCGCCGGGCGGCGGCGGGGCCTGGTCCCCGCACTGATCGTCCCCGGCCGGGCAGGAGAGGCGAATATGGTAGTGGTAATTGTGCCCGTACATCGGGCGAACCTTGTTGAGCCAGGAGCGATCGCCACCCGCTCCCCGGCACAGGGCTTTCTTGATCGCCGGGTTGACGAAGAGGCGCGCGACCTCCGGCTGCTGTGCCGTGAGGCGGATCAGCTTGAGGTGTTCCGGTGTCCAGACCTGCGGATCGATGTCGAGGCGGTCCGTGCGCACCACGTTGGTGGCCGAGGTCTCCTCGCGCTCCGCGCGTGTCATGCGGTGGTTTGGCATCGGTGTCAGCCAGATATCCGCGTCGAGGCCGAGCTGGTGGGAGGCGTGGCCGGTGAGCATCGGTCCGCCGCGAGGCTGGGACATGTCGCCGACGAGAAGGCCGTTCCAACCGACGCTGGGAGCCTTGGCCGCCAGTCGCTCGATGAAATCCACCAGATGCGGCGTGCCCCACATCCGGTTGCGTGAGAGGCGCATCACCTGCCAGTTCTGGCCGTCCTGGGCCAGCGCCTCGCCGCCGGAGAAGCATCCCTTGGCATAGGATCCGTAGGGTCTTGCAGGGCCGGGAGCCGGCGTCGTTGCCCGCCCGAACAGGGCTTTGGCCGGTGTCGAGGGCGCGTCGGGATTGTCCAGTGGCGGTAGGGGCTTGGGGTTCACACTGCCCCTGTCCTGGGCCTGTGCGGCCCCTCCACAGGCGAGGAAGGCGAGGGCTGCGAGGCGGAACGAGCGTAAGGTCAGGTGCATGGCGCCAACCTAGTCCATCGGCCGTCGGGCCGTCGAGAGCTCTCGGCTATTCCGCTGGCGAGACCGAGATCTTGATCGAGTCCGATTTCGCGCCGCTGACGATGATGAGAATGGGAGTGGTGCCGAACTGGAACCGGACGCTCTTCGAAACGCCCGGACATCCGGGCCGCATCGTGCTCGCCACGGGTTTGCGCGTCGTCGTGCCGTCTTGGCTCACGTCGATCCAGGCATTGTCCGACAGGGTCACCTGATACAGGCCGGGCGTGACGACGGGCGGTATCCGCAAGTTGCCGCCGAATGTGCCGGGATTCGGTTCCCGCGAGGGCACGAAGGGGAGATCGGCCTCGGCGATCGGCTTGAGCGCCAGGACGGCGCCCGGCATCTCTGCGGAGAGGGTCGCGCCGGAATCGAGCCGGGGGAGAGAAGGCGCTTCGAACCAGGCCTGCTCCCGCAGGATCGGCCAGTCGAACGAGGTGCAGGCGGCCGGATCGGCGACCTGTTGCGCCGACGCCCTATCGGCGTCGAGACCCGCGCCGGATGCGAGCACCAGGCCGGCAATGATCGGGAGCATTCTGCGCATGGCCACTGTCCTATGAACGGTCGCGGCCCCCTCGGTGGCGAGAACGGTTGCGCGGCCGGAAAGGTTTCCCGCGGCTGTCCGTTTCGGCGGGGCAGTGCGGTGCCGGTGATCACTCGTCGTCCGGTTGTTCAACGTCCTCGGAGACGGTTCGGCGTACGCCCCAGCCGCGCAACGTCTCGTTAAGCTCGTCGAGGACGAAATGGCGGGCGCTGTCGCGGTCGTAGCCCTCGTCGAGATAGGAATCGTATTCGGTGAAGACGTGGCGGGCAAAGGCGACGAGGGCGAGCCAAGCCGCGTTCTCGGGGCTCGCATTCCGCAGCCCCGGACTTGTCAGCGCCCGGGAGAGGACGGAATCCGTCTCGAAAGCGGGCAAGCGCGGAGCGAGGATCCGAAGCGCTTCGCCGACTGCCTCCGAGCGGGTCATCGCGGCGTCTTTACTTGTCGTGGTGGCCGGCGGCGATCCGATCCGTGAGGGCCATGAGGATTCCGGAGACGACGAAGACCATGTGGAGACCGACGAGCCAGTATAATTCGCGGTCCGGCGTCGCCTTGATGTCCATGAAAGCTTTCAGCAGCGAGATTGCCGAAATGGCGACGATCGAGGACATCAGCTTCAGCTTCAGCCCGGTGAAGTCGATCGTTCCCATCCATTCGGGCCAGTCCTTGTGGTCCGTATGGTCGATCTTCGAGACGAAGTTCTCGTAGCCCGAGAACATCACGATGATGAGCAAGGATGCGGTGAAGGACAGGTCCACCAGGGTCAGCACACCGAGAATGATCTGCGACTCGGTGGCGCTCCACATGTGCAGGACGAAATGAGCGAGCTCCTGCAGCAGCTTGACCAGAAGCACGACGATGCCGATGCCGAGCGCCGCGTAGAACGGCGCCAGTAGCCAGCGGCACGCGAAGAGCACGCGTTCGAAAACCTGTTCGATCATCCGTCTCGAATCCCCCGCCCGATCGGGCGGGGTTTGGCATGAGCGGCCAAGCTCGACAAGCGGTGAGCTTGGCGGGCGAGGCGCTTCAGGCGGCGACGCCGGTTCCGATTGGACAGGTCACGCCGGTGCCGCCGACGCCGCAATAGCCCGCGGGGTTCTTGGCGAGGTACTGCTGATGGTAGCCTTCAGCGAAGTAGAACATATCGAGGGGGACGATCTCCGTGGTGATCTCGCCGAACCCGCGTGCCTTCAAAGCCTCCCCGTAGGCCTCCCGAACGCGTCGGGCGGTCTCGGCCTGCGCGTCGTTCGCGGTGTAAATTCCCGAGCGGTACTGTGTGCCGACATCGTTGCCCTGACGCATGCCCTGGGTCGGGTCATGACTCTCGAAGAACGTCTTGAGCACTGCCTCCAGGGGGCGCACGGAAGGATCGTAGACGACCAGAACCACCTCGTTATGCCCGGTCATGCCCGAGCAGACCTCTTCGTAGGTTGGGTTGGGCGTGAAGCCGCCGGCATAGCCCACCGCCGTCACGACGATTCCGTCCGGCAATTGCCAGAACTTGCGCTCGGTGCCCCAGAAGCAGCCGAGACCTAGAACGATCTGCTCGCTTCCCTCAGGATAGGGACCTTTCAGCGGATGGCCATTGACGAAATGAGTCTCGGTTGTGGGAATCGGCGTCGACCGGCCGGGCAGCGCGTCGGCGGCGCTCGGCATTTCGGGACGTTTGCGGAAGAACTGAAGCATCGGGGCCTCCGTGAGAGGGCGGGATGCGTCCTATATGGGGTGCCGGACCGTCTTCCTGAATGCCCCGTGTCGAAACGGCCATGCCTCACGGTCGAGGTGTCAGGGCCGGCTGAGAAAGCCGATCGGCTCCCGAGGCGGCTGGCCGAGCCAGAGCAGGAAGGCCCCGAGACCGAGGCCGAGGAGGCAGGCGGGTGCCAGAGTGAGCGGCAGGACGAGGGCCTGCCACAGCCATGGGGCCACGCTCTCCACCGAGCCTTGGAGCGCACTCCCGCGCTCCTTGAACAGCGTCATCAGAAGGTCGCTCAGGCTGGTGACGCGGACGCCGTTATTGGCGATCGAGCGCGCGCCATCGTAGACGAGGCCGACGAAGCCCGCCGCGAGGACGACATATCCGAGGAGGCGGCTTAGGAAGCGGAGCATCGCGGCTTGCACACAAGCCGGCTCCCGTGCCGGCCCTGCGGGATTAGGGGGCGCCGCCGCGAGGCGCAAGGTCTCCGAGGCACACGCCGTCCCGGCAGCGAGCGCGCATCGGCCGCCATTGCGCGCCGTGACAGCTCCGTGGCACAGCCCGTCCCAGCCATTTTTAGCGGACCATCGCCTTGCCCACCGAACCCGAAACCACCACCGAACTGGTGATCTTCGATTGCGATGGCGTGCTGGTCGACAGCGAACCGCTGAGCCTCGGTACCCTGACCGCCGGGCTCAACCGGATCGGCGTCGCCATCGATGTGGATACGGTGCGGGAGCGCTTCGCCGGCACGTCGATGACGTCGATCATGGGTCATATCGAGCGCGATTATGGGATCGTCGCACCCGACGGCTTCGTCGAGGCGGTAAAGGCCGAAACCCTTCGTGCCTTCGACCGCGATCTGCGTGCCATGGAGGGGATCGCCCTGGCGGTGCGGGCGCTCGAGCTTCCGAGCTGCGTAGCATCGAGCAGCGATCCGGCGCGGCTCGCCCATTCGCTCGGCCTCACCGGTCTGTTGCCCCTGTTCGACGGCCGCATCTTCTCCGCGACCATGGTCTCTCGCGGTAAGCCGGCGCCCGACCTCTTCCTCCTTGCCGCCGCCGAGATGGGCGTTGCCCCCGGTCGCTGCCTCGTGGTGGAGGACAGCGTGCCCGGCGTCACGGCGGCGCGCGCTGCCGGAATGCGCGTCCTCGGCTTCACCGGCGGCGGCCATTGGCTGCACGACGCCACGGGGGCGGACCTGATCGCGGCCGGTGCCGAACGGGTCTATGCGCATCATCGCGACCTCGCTGGCTTGATCGAGCGCTCCGCAGTGTCCGCCTGACCTCGGTTCGTTCCGAAGAAACCGCCTGCGCTCCGTTGATCTGCACGTCATTCATGCCATGAGGGCGCATGCATTCGGAAGATGCATCCGTTGACGAAGCGGAGGACTGCTATCATTCTATAGGTGCGGTTGTGGTCCGTATGGGCCTATCCGCCGCGGTGATTTGAAGTGTGTAGCTTGCGCCGCGTCATCAAACGCTAAAGCACTGCGGAGCGTTCGCGCCTCGTGGTCCTTCATCGAAAGGATGACTTTCCGTGATTGATCGAACCTCGTTCCAAGCTCTTCTGCATGCCTGCTCCCGCTGTCGATGCTGACCGACCCGTCAGATCGAGCCGCTTTCAGCAGATGGCCCTCGGGCCGCGTCAGGAGTTCACGACATCATGCCCCATCTCCACCAGGACGACGCTCATCGGGCGTTGAATCGATTGCACACGCCTGATGCCCGGGCGGATCATCTCCAGGCCCGTGCCCGCAACCGCCTTCATGCCACCCCGCCGCCGCGGGTGATCGAAATCGGCGAAGTGACGGCCGGAATCGCCGTGCCCGAACGGGGCGGCGTGCGGTTCTTCTCGTCAGAACGCGATTTCGATCCCCTCGACGGGCTCGTCTTCCGCAGCGTCGAGCAGGCGGCGAAGGCGGCGCGGGACCGTTTCGCGGCCCGTCGTGCGCCGCGCCGGCACGCCGTCCCAACCCGGCTTGATCTCGTACGTCCCGAGGCGGATCTCCACCTTCATCGGACGGCGTACGGGCGCTGAGCGTTCGTTACCCTTCGACGGTGGGCGTTCCGGTAGGGACGCCCACCGCGGGGACAGGCACTTTTACGTTTCGGCGACAGTGCTCGACGGAGGCGTGGCCCTGAGGCTTCGCCGGCGCTCGGCTCGGGCGAGTTCGGCCGCATTGGCGAATCCCGTTGCCGTGGCGATATCGGCCGAGCTTAGCGCGCTCTCGCGGCGGAGCTGATGGGCCCGGTCGAGCCGCAGGGTGAGATAATGCTGGTGAAGACTGATACCGATCCGGCTTCTGAAAAGCAGCTCGAGCTGGCGGATCGAGACGCGGGCGAGATCTGCCAAGCCCTGCCGCGATAGCGGCGCTTCCAGATTGGCCTCCATCGCGGCGAGGACCCGGAGCAGGCGCGGATCCCGCACCCCGATCCGCAGGCGCAGGTCCATCCTCTGCGGGCTCAGGCCCTCCCGGATCTGGTTGTGCAGGAACCAGTCGCTGACACCGTTCGCGAGGCCCGGACCGTGGTCGCGTTCGATCAGGTTGAGCATCAGGTCCAGGGCGGCGATCCCGCCGGAACAGGTGATCCGATCGTTCTGGATCTCGAACAGGGAACGCACGACCTCGATATCCGGGTAGCGTTCCTCGAAGGCGGGAACGTGCTCCCAGTGGAGCGTGCAACGGCGCCCCGTCAGCAGACCCGCGCGGGCGAGCAGGTAAGGCCCTCCTGAAATGCCGCCGAGCGTGATCCCACGCCGGGCGAGATGGCGAAGCCAAGCGGTCAGGGCCGGGTCGTCGAAGGCGGCTGGATTTCCGCCCGCACAGACGAAGACCCGATCGGCGTCGAGTTTGGTATCTCCGACATCGACATCCGGCAGGATCGCGATTCCGTTCGAAGCCTGGACGGCGCCGCCACCCGGTGCCGCATGCCACCAGCGGTAGACTTCGCTGTCCAAGAGGGTGTTGGCCGCCCGCATGGGTTCGACCGCGGCCGCGTAGGACATGAGCGGAAAGCCGGGCAGCAGGATGAAGCCGACGGTCAGCGGCTTCGGCTTTTCCGGCGCGGCGGCGTTCCGATTCAAACGTGAAGGATTGGGAGTTAGGGGGCGGATGCTCATTTCTGCGCGAATTGTCCGAATGACGTCGCAAAATGCAATGGGCGCTGGCTGGCGATCAGCTACCGATGAAGCTCACACGCCGCATTCAGCCCCGGAGCATGTCCCGCCATGCGCTATTCCCTTTTCAGCGTCCTGGGTCAGGCCCTGCATGGCCAGCGCGATTGGAAGCCCCAATGGCGCGATGCCGTGCCCAAGACCGAGTACGACGTCGTCATCGTCGGCGGCGGCGGTCATGGCCTCGCGACCGCCTATTATCTCGCCAAGGAGCACGGCATCACCAATGTGGTGGTGCTGGAGAAGAGCCATGTCGGCTCCGGCAATGTCGGGCGCAACACCACCATCGTGCGCTCGAATTACGGACTTGCCGGCAACATCCCGTTCTACGAGCGGTCGATGCAGCTCTGGGAGGGGCTGGAACAGGACATCAACTATAACGCCATGGTGAGCCAGCGCGGTGTGTTGAACCTCTACCATTCGGACGCCCAACGCGACGCCTATGCCCGGCGCGGCAACGCCATGCGGATGGCGGGCATCGATGCCGAACTCCTCGACCGCGAGGGTGTACGGGGAATGGTGCCGTTCATCGACTTCGACAATGCGCGCTTTCCCGTGAAGGGCGGTCTCCTCCAGCGCCGGGGCGGCACCGTGCGCCACGACGCCGTGGCCTGGGGCTATGCCCGCGCGGCCAGCGACCGGGGCGTCGACATCGTGCAGAACTGCGCCGTCACCGGTATCCGCCGCGAGAACGGCCGGGTGGTCGGGGTCGAGACGAGCCGTGGCTTCATCCGGGCGAAGAAGGTCGCGCTCTCGGTGGCGGGCTCGACATCGCTGCTGGCGTCCATGGCCGATCTGCGCCTGCCGATCGAGAGCCACGTGCTCCAGGCCTTCGTCAGTGAGGGCGTGAAGCCCCTCATCGACACGGTGATGACCTTCGGGGCCGGCCATTTCTACGTCAGCCAGTCGGACAAGGGCGGCCTCGTCTTCGGGGGCGATATCGACGGCTACAATTCCTACGCTCAGCGCGGCAATCTCGCGACGATCGAGGACGTGATGGAGGGCGGCATGGCCCTGTGGCCGGGCCTCGGGCGCCTGCGCCTGCTGCGGCACTGGGGCGGGATCATGGACATGTCCATGGACGGCAGTCCGATCATCGACCGTACACCCATCGACGGTCTCTATCTCAATGCGGGCTGGTGTTACGGCGGCTTCAAGGCGACCCCGGCGGCGGGCTTCTGTTTTGCCCATCTCATCGCCCGCGACACCTCGCATGAGGACGCCGCCGCCTACCGGCTCGACCGTTTCGCCACCGGCCATCTCATCGACGAGAAGGGCATGGGCGCCCAGCCGAACCTGCATTGAGCGCGGATCTGGATTGAGGGAACGACGATCATGCGTATCCGATGCCCCCATTGCGGGCCCCGCGACAACGGCGAGTTCAGCTATCTCGGCGACGCCGCGCCGATCCGGCCCGAGGGCATGGAGGTGCCCCCCGCCGCCATGCACGACTACGTCTACCTGCGCGACAACCCTGCCGGCCCCCATCGCGAGCTCTGGTATCACGGCGCCGGCTGCCGCTCCTGGCTCGTGGTCGACCGGGATACGCGCACCCACGAGATCACCGGGGTGTCCCCCGCGCGCGATGTCGCGCTGAGCCGCCGGACAGGAGAGGTCGCATGACCACGATCACCCTTCGGGACACCACCTCCCAGAGCAGCGCCTCCCCGGCAACGGCCGTTGGTCAGGGCTTTCGTACAGCGACCGGCGGCATGATCGAC
This region includes:
- the mepA_1 gene encoding Penicillin-insensitive murein endopeptidase: MHLTLRSFRLAALAFLACGGAAQAQDRGSVNPKPLPPLDNPDAPSTPAKALFGRATTPAPGPARPYGSYAKGCFSGGEALAQDGQNWQVMRLSRNRMWGTPHLVDFIERLAAKAPSVGWNGLLVGDMSQPRGGPMLTGHASHQLGLDADIWLTPMPNHRMTRAEREETSATNVVRTDRLDIDPQVWTPEHLKLIRLTAQQPEVARLFVNPAIKKALCRGAGGDRSWLNKVRPMYGHNYHYHIRLSCPAGDDQCGDQAPPPPGDGCGEELAYWFSDAVLNPPKSTKPIKPKPPMTMAALPAACRVVLKAR
- the msrA gene encoding Peptide methionine sulfoxide reductase MsrA codes for the protein MLQFFRKRPEMPSAADALPGRSTPIPTTETHFVNGHPLKGPYPEGSEQIVLGLGCFWGTERKFWQLPDGIVVTAVGYAGGFTPNPTYEEVCSGMTGHNEVVLVVYDPSVRPLEAVLKTFFESHDPTQGMRQGNDVGTQYRSGIYTANDAQAETARRVREAYGEALKARGFGEITTEIVPLDMFYFAEGYHQQYLAKNPAGYCGVGGTGVTCPIGTGVAA
- the yieH gene encoding 6-phosphogluconate phosphatase gives rise to the protein MPTEPETTTELVIFDCDGVLVDSEPLSLGTLTAGLNRIGVAIDVDTVRERFAGTSMTSIMGHIERDYGIVAPDGFVEAVKAETLRAFDRDLRAMEGIALAVRALELPSCVASSSDPARLAHSLGLTGLLPLFDGRIFSATMVSRGKPAPDLFLLAAAEMGVAPGRCLVVEDSVPGVTAARAAGMRVLGFTGGGHWLHDATGADLIAAGAERVYAHHRDLAGLIERSAVSA
- the cdhR_2 gene encoding HTH-type transcriptional regulator CdhR, which produces MSIRPLTPNPSRLNRNAAAPEKPKPLTVGFILLPGFPLMSYAAAVEPMRAANTLLDSEVYRWWHAAPGGGAVQASNGIAILPDVDVGDTKLDADRVFVCAGGNPAAFDDPALTAWLRHLARRGITLGGISGGPYLLARAGLLTGRRCTLHWEHVPAFEERYPDIEVVRSLFEIQNDRITCSGGIAALDLMLNLIERDHGPGLANGVSDWFLHNQIREGLSPQRMDLRLRIGVRDPRLLRVLAAMEANLEAPLSRQGLADLARVSIRQLELLFRSRIGISLHQHYLTLRLDRAHQLRRESALSSADIATATGFANAAELARAERRRSLRATPPSSTVAET
- the soxB gene encoding Sarcosine oxidase subunit beta, with the protein product MRYSLFSVLGQALHGQRDWKPQWRDAVPKTEYDVVIVGGGGHGLATAYYLAKEHGITNVVVLEKSHVGSGNVGRNTTIVRSNYGLAGNIPFYERSMQLWEGLEQDINYNAMVSQRGVLNLYHSDAQRDAYARRGNAMRMAGIDAELLDREGVRGMVPFIDFDNARFPVKGGLLQRRGGTVRHDAVAWGYARAASDRGVDIVQNCAVTGIRRENGRVVGVETSRGFIRAKKVALSVAGSTSLLASMADLRLPIESHVLQAFVSEGVKPLIDTVMTFGAGHFYVSQSDKGGLVFGGDIDGYNSYAQRGNLATIEDVMEGGMALWPGLGRLRLLRHWGGIMDMSMDGSPIIDRTPIDGLYLNAGWCYGGFKATPAAGFCFAHLIARDTSHEDAAAYRLDRFATGHLIDEKGMGAQPNLH
- the soxD gene encoding Sarcosine oxidase subunit delta, with product MRIRCPHCGPRDNGEFSYLGDAAPIRPEGMEVPPAAMHDYVYLRDNPAGPHRELWYHGAGCRSWLVVDRDTRTHEITGVSPARDVALSRRTGEVA